Proteins found in one Streptococcus criceti HS-6 genomic segment:
- a CDS encoding COG3942 and LysM peptidoglycan-binding domain-containing protein, with the protein MNKKLSTVSLFVAATVLVGLAGQVAQAETYTIQNGDSFFSIASNQGMDPYQLAANNGMTISSTILPGQTIEVDGSTQAAAPAQEAAPVAEAPADQGQAAAPALDTAVNTYPTGQCTWGVKQVTGWAGDWWGNGGDWAASAASDGYTVGSTPQVGSIICWSDGGYGHVAYVTDVNDQGQIQVLESNYKDNPEISNYRGWFDPNNSVTPGQVSYIYPNS; encoded by the coding sequence ATTTGTTGCCGCGACAGTTTTAGTGGGTTTGGCAGGTCAAGTTGCTCAAGCTGAAACCTACACGATTCAAAATGGAGATAGCTTCTTTTCTATCGCTAGCAATCAAGGGATGGATCCTTATCAATTGGCAGCCAATAATGGAATGACCATTTCAAGCACAATTTTACCTGGTCAAACCATTGAAGTTGATGGTTCTACTCAGGCAGCTGCACCAGCTCAAGAAGCTGCACCGGTTGCTGAAGCCCCTGCTGATCAAGGACAGGCTGCGGCTCCAGCCTTGGATACGGCAGTAAATACTTATCCTACAGGTCAATGTACTTGGGGAGTAAAACAGGTTACTGGCTGGGCCGGTGACTGGTGGGGTAATGGTGGTGATTGGGCTGCCAGCGCTGCTAGTGATGGATATACAGTCGGCTCTACTCCACAGGTTGGCTCTATTATTTGCTGGTCTGATGGTGGTTACGGTCACGTTGCCTATGTCACAGACGTCAACGACCAAGGTCAAATCCAAGTTTTGGAATCCAACTACAAGGATAATCCAGAAATTAGTAACTACCGTGGTTGGTTCGATCCTAATAATAGCGTAACTCCAGGCCAAGTTAGCTATATTTACCCTAATTCATAA